A stretch of DNA from Desulfosarcina ovata subsp. ovata:
GTTTGGAAGCCTGGCTGACAAACATAATGAAATCATCCAAGGTAATACCCGTGTTTTCTTTCCAGTTCCGGTTGAGCTCGGAATCGGGTAGTTTTTTCTGCTGATCGAAAAAGCGGGCTACGGCCTCCTGCAGGTCTTTATCCGCTTTCCTGAAGCACCAACCATATTCAGTGAATTCGCCCACCGGGAAGGCAACCGAAACGTTTCCGGCAAAACTTTTTATTGACCAAAGCGCGCCATCCGCGCCGATGATGCTGAAATCAGCCTTGCCGGCATCCACGGCCAGAATCGCGTCCTTCTGGGGCAGGAAGACAATCTTCACGGGGTTTTCCTGGAAAGCGCTACGGTTCATGTCGTCAAGCCACGTATGGTAGGAGGTTTCTTTCATCACGGCAGCCGTCTTCCCGGCAAGATCTTTGATTTCCTTGAATTCCTCTTTTCTGGTTTTGTTCACGATGATGGTGTTACGGGAAATGTAAAGCGGCACGTACGCCAGCTTCTTTTCGCGCCATTCCACTTTAACCAAATCATTGGGGTACATGTCGCACTTGCCGGAAGCCAGTGGTTCGGGGGTGTATGCTTCATCTCGCAGAACCTCACCGGTATTGTTCCTGAACTGGTCATCCCAGGCTTCAAAATGTGTAAATTCCGGTTTGACCCCGCTTCCAAGAGAGTCGACATAGGCCATTGCGTTTTTCTGGTAAAAGTTCTGCTTGGTGCCGGCCAAACAGATGCGAATAACCCCGCTTTTCATTATTTCATCCAAGGATCTTCCCCAGGCTGGCCTATTGAAGGGGAGGGAAACCA
This window harbors:
- a CDS encoding substrate-binding periplasmic protein; amino-acid sequence: MKSGVIRICLAGTKQNFYQKNAMAYVDSLGSGVKPEFTHFEAWDDQFRNNTGEVLRDEAYTPEPLASGKCDMYPNDLVKVEWREKKLAYVPLYISRNTIIVNKTRKEEFKEIKDLAGKTAAVMKETSYHTWLDDMNRSAFQENPVKIVFLPQKDAILAVDAGKADFSIIGADGALWSIKSFAGNVSVAFPVGEFTEYGWCFRKADKDLQEAVARFFDQQKKLPDSELNRNWKENTGITLDDFIMFVSQASKP